In Ovis aries strain OAR_USU_Benz2616 breed Rambouillet chromosome 8, ARS-UI_Ramb_v3.0, whole genome shotgun sequence, a single window of DNA contains:
- the RMND1 gene encoding required for meiotic nuclear division protein 1 homolog isoform X1, giving the protein MVMSARLLRALAGSRHILSKACQCQGLIHRMLKPLNEFETAARTALTSNQNLDLFFPDTATGGLNKSQVLRMNQKISNTNVLPPFNTACCQDGKAHLPTRNSISTHRKVTHKPNLLGSKWFIKILRKHSSSVSTETVSKQDFPQIKRPLKASRTRQPSRTNLPVLPVNEDLMQCTAFATADEYHLGSLSQDLTSRGYIEVTSLPRDAANILVMGVENSAKEGDPGTIFFFREGAAVFWNVKDQTMKQVMQVLEKHEIQPYEIALVHWENEELNYTKTEGQSKLHRGEIRLNSELDLDDAILEKFAFSNALCLSVKLAIWEASLDKFVESIQSIPEALKAGKKVKLSHEEVMQKMGELFALRHRINLSSDFLIAPDFYWDRENLEELYDKTCRFLSIARRVKVMNEKLQHCMELTDLMRNHLTEKRTLRLEWMIVVLITIEVLFELGRVFFLIK; this is encoded by the exons ATGGTAATGTCAGCCAGACTTCTCAGAGCCCTGGCTGGATCTCGCCATATTTTGTCAAAAGCATGTCAGTGCCAAGGACTTATTCATCGAATGTTAAAACCACTTAACGAATTTGAGACTGCAGCACGCACAGCCCTGACAAGCAATCAGAACTTGGATTTGTTCTTTCCTGACACAGCAACTGGTGGTTTGAATAAGTCTCAGGTCCTGCGGATGAACCAGAAAATATCAAATACAAACGTACTCCCTCCATTCAACACTGCATGTTGCCAGGATGGAAAAGCTCACCTTCCAACCAGGAACTCCATCAGTACTCACAGGAAAGTGACTCACAAACCAAATCTTCTAGGTTCTAAGtggtttataaaaatattaaggaaacaTTCCTCATCTGTGTCCACGGAAACAGTTTCTAAACAAGACTTTCCACAAATCAAGAGACCACTGAAAGCTTCGAGGACCAGGCAGCCGTCTAGGACCAATCTTCCAGTCCTGCCTGTGAACGAG GACCTGATGCAATGTACTGCGTTTGCAACCGCAGATGAGTATCATCTTGGAAGCCTCTCTCAAGATCTGACGTCCCGTGGATACATCGAAGTGACCAGCTTGCCTCGAG ATGCAGCAAACATTCTTGTGATgggtgtggaaaattctgcaaaagAAGGTGATCCTGGTACAATATTCTTCTTCAG GGAAGGAGCTGCTGTGTTCTGGAATGTGAAAGACCAAACT ATGAAGCAGGTGATgcaagttctagaaaaacatgaaATTCAGCCCTATGAAATTGCATTGGTTCACTGGGAAAATGAAGAGCTTAACTACACAAAAACAGA gGGGCAGTCAAAACTTCACAGAGGGGAAATCCGGTTAAATTCAGAGCTGGATTTAGATGACGCCATTCTAGAGAAATTTGCTTTCTCAAATGCCCTTTGCCTCTCAG TGAAACTTGCTATCTGGGAAGCATCACTGGATAAATTTGTTGAATCTATTCAGTCGATTCCAGAG GCTTTAAAAGCTGGGAAGAAAGTGAAACTATCTCATGAAGAAGTTATGCAGAAAATGGGTGAACTCTTTGCCCTAAG acaCCGTATAAACTTGAGTTCAGACTTCTTGATCGCTCCTGATTTCTACTGGGACAGAGAAAATCTGGAAGAACTTTATGATAAAACTTGTCGGTTCCTCAGCATTGCTCGTAGAGTTAAG GTCATGAATGAAAAGCTTCAGCACTGCATGGAGCTAACAGATCTGATGCGGAATCACCTGACGGAGAAGAGGACACTCCGCCTGGAATGGATGATTGTCGTCCTTATTACTATAGAG
- the RMND1 gene encoding required for meiotic nuclear division protein 1 homolog isoform X4, whose protein sequence is MQCTAFATADEYHLGSLSQDLTSRGYIEVTSLPRDAANILVMGVENSAKEGDPGTIFFFREGAAVFWNVKDQTMKQVMQVLEKHEIQPYEIALVHWENEELNYTKTEGQSKLHRGEIRLNSELDLDDAILEKFAFSNALCLSVKLAIWEASLDKFVESIQSIPEALKAGKKVKLSHEEVMQKMGELFALRHRINLSSDFLIAPDFYWDRENLEELYDKTCRFLSIARRVKVMNEKLQHCMELTDLMRNHLTEKRTLRLEWMIVVLITIEVLFELGRVFFLIK, encoded by the exons ATGCAATGTACTGCGTTTGCAACCGCAGATGAGTATCATCTTGGAAGCCTCTCTCAAGATCTGACGTCCCGTGGATACATCGAAGTGACCAGCTTGCCTCGAG ATGCAGCAAACATTCTTGTGATgggtgtggaaaattctgcaaaagAAGGTGATCCTGGTACAATATTCTTCTTCAG GGAAGGAGCTGCTGTGTTCTGGAATGTGAAAGACCAAACT ATGAAGCAGGTGATgcaagttctagaaaaacatgaaATTCAGCCCTATGAAATTGCATTGGTTCACTGGGAAAATGAAGAGCTTAACTACACAAAAACAGA gGGGCAGTCAAAACTTCACAGAGGGGAAATCCGGTTAAATTCAGAGCTGGATTTAGATGACGCCATTCTAGAGAAATTTGCTTTCTCAAATGCCCTTTGCCTCTCAG TGAAACTTGCTATCTGGGAAGCATCACTGGATAAATTTGTTGAATCTATTCAGTCGATTCCAGAG GCTTTAAAAGCTGGGAAGAAAGTGAAACTATCTCATGAAGAAGTTATGCAGAAAATGGGTGAACTCTTTGCCCTAAG acaCCGTATAAACTTGAGTTCAGACTTCTTGATCGCTCCTGATTTCTACTGGGACAGAGAAAATCTGGAAGAACTTTATGATAAAACTTGTCGGTTCCTCAGCATTGCTCGTAGAGTTAAG GTCATGAATGAAAAGCTTCAGCACTGCATGGAGCTAACAGATCTGATGCGGAATCACCTGACGGAGAAGAGGACACTCCGCCTGGAATGGATGATTGTCGTCCTTATTACTATAGAG
- the RMND1 gene encoding required for meiotic nuclear division protein 1 homolog isoform X2: MSAWVMVMSARLLRALAGSRHILSKACQCQGLIHRMLKPLNEFETAARTALTSNQNLDLFFPDTATGGLNKSQVLRMNQKISNTNVLPPFNTACCQDGKAHLPTRNSISTHRKVTHKPNLLGSKWFIKILRKHSSSVSTETVSKQDFPQIKRPLKASRTRQPSRTNLPVLPVNEDLMQCTAFATADEYHLGSLSQDLTSRGYIEVTSLPRDAANILVMGVENSAKEGDPGTIFFFREGAAVFWNVKDQTMKQVMQVLEKHEIQPYEIALVHWENEELNYTKTEGQSKLHRGEIRLNSELDLDDAILEKFAFSNALCLSVKLAIWEASLDKFVESIQSIPEALKAGKKVKLSHEEVMQKMGELFALRHRINLSSDFLIAPDFYWDRENLEELYDKTCRFLSIARRVKVMNEKLQHCMELTDLMRNHLTEKRTLRLEWMIVVLITIEVLFELGRVFFLIK; encoded by the exons ATGTCAG CTTGGGTTATGGTAATGTCAGCCAGACTTCTCAGAGCCCTGGCTGGATCTCGCCATATTTTGTCAAAAGCATGTCAGTGCCAAGGACTTATTCATCGAATGTTAAAACCACTTAACGAATTTGAGACTGCAGCACGCACAGCCCTGACAAGCAATCAGAACTTGGATTTGTTCTTTCCTGACACAGCAACTGGTGGTTTGAATAAGTCTCAGGTCCTGCGGATGAACCAGAAAATATCAAATACAAACGTACTCCCTCCATTCAACACTGCATGTTGCCAGGATGGAAAAGCTCACCTTCCAACCAGGAACTCCATCAGTACTCACAGGAAAGTGACTCACAAACCAAATCTTCTAGGTTCTAAGtggtttataaaaatattaaggaaacaTTCCTCATCTGTGTCCACGGAAACAGTTTCTAAACAAGACTTTCCACAAATCAAGAGACCACTGAAAGCTTCGAGGACCAGGCAGCCGTCTAGGACCAATCTTCCAGTCCTGCCTGTGAACGAG GACCTGATGCAATGTACTGCGTTTGCAACCGCAGATGAGTATCATCTTGGAAGCCTCTCTCAAGATCTGACGTCCCGTGGATACATCGAAGTGACCAGCTTGCCTCGAG ATGCAGCAAACATTCTTGTGATgggtgtggaaaattctgcaaaagAAGGTGATCCTGGTACAATATTCTTCTTCAG GGAAGGAGCTGCTGTGTTCTGGAATGTGAAAGACCAAACT ATGAAGCAGGTGATgcaagttctagaaaaacatgaaATTCAGCCCTATGAAATTGCATTGGTTCACTGGGAAAATGAAGAGCTTAACTACACAAAAACAGA gGGGCAGTCAAAACTTCACAGAGGGGAAATCCGGTTAAATTCAGAGCTGGATTTAGATGACGCCATTCTAGAGAAATTTGCTTTCTCAAATGCCCTTTGCCTCTCAG TGAAACTTGCTATCTGGGAAGCATCACTGGATAAATTTGTTGAATCTATTCAGTCGATTCCAGAG GCTTTAAAAGCTGGGAAGAAAGTGAAACTATCTCATGAAGAAGTTATGCAGAAAATGGGTGAACTCTTTGCCCTAAG acaCCGTATAAACTTGAGTTCAGACTTCTTGATCGCTCCTGATTTCTACTGGGACAGAGAAAATCTGGAAGAACTTTATGATAAAACTTGTCGGTTCCTCAGCATTGCTCGTAGAGTTAAG GTCATGAATGAAAAGCTTCAGCACTGCATGGAGCTAACAGATCTGATGCGGAATCACCTGACGGAGAAGAGGACACTCCGCCTGGAATGGATGATTGTCGTCCTTATTACTATAGAG
- the RMND1 gene encoding required for meiotic nuclear division protein 1 homolog isoform X3 — protein sequence MVMSARLLRALAGSRHILSKACQCQGLIHRMLKPLNEFETAARTALTSNQNLDLFFPDTATGGLNKSQVLRMNQKISNTNVLPPFNTACCQDGKAHLPTRNSISTHRKVTHKPNLLGSKWFIKILRKHSSSVSTETVSKQDFPQIKRPLKASRTRQPSRTNLPVLPVNEDLMQCTAFATADEYHLGSLSQDLTSRGYIEVTSLPRDAANILVMGVENSAKEGDPGTIFFFREGAAVFWNVKDQTMKQVMQVLEKHEIQPYEIALVHWENEELNYTKTEGQSKLHRGEIRLNSELDLDDAILEKFAFSNALCLSVKLAIWEASLDKFVESIQSIPEALKAGKKVKLSHEEVMQKMGELFALRHRINLSSDFLIAPDFYWDRENLEELYDKTCRFLSIARRVKVGRKYSQHIT from the exons ATGGTAATGTCAGCCAGACTTCTCAGAGCCCTGGCTGGATCTCGCCATATTTTGTCAAAAGCATGTCAGTGCCAAGGACTTATTCATCGAATGTTAAAACCACTTAACGAATTTGAGACTGCAGCACGCACAGCCCTGACAAGCAATCAGAACTTGGATTTGTTCTTTCCTGACACAGCAACTGGTGGTTTGAATAAGTCTCAGGTCCTGCGGATGAACCAGAAAATATCAAATACAAACGTACTCCCTCCATTCAACACTGCATGTTGCCAGGATGGAAAAGCTCACCTTCCAACCAGGAACTCCATCAGTACTCACAGGAAAGTGACTCACAAACCAAATCTTCTAGGTTCTAAGtggtttataaaaatattaaggaaacaTTCCTCATCTGTGTCCACGGAAACAGTTTCTAAACAAGACTTTCCACAAATCAAGAGACCACTGAAAGCTTCGAGGACCAGGCAGCCGTCTAGGACCAATCTTCCAGTCCTGCCTGTGAACGAG GACCTGATGCAATGTACTGCGTTTGCAACCGCAGATGAGTATCATCTTGGAAGCCTCTCTCAAGATCTGACGTCCCGTGGATACATCGAAGTGACCAGCTTGCCTCGAG ATGCAGCAAACATTCTTGTGATgggtgtggaaaattctgcaaaagAAGGTGATCCTGGTACAATATTCTTCTTCAG GGAAGGAGCTGCTGTGTTCTGGAATGTGAAAGACCAAACT ATGAAGCAGGTGATgcaagttctagaaaaacatgaaATTCAGCCCTATGAAATTGCATTGGTTCACTGGGAAAATGAAGAGCTTAACTACACAAAAACAGA gGGGCAGTCAAAACTTCACAGAGGGGAAATCCGGTTAAATTCAGAGCTGGATTTAGATGACGCCATTCTAGAGAAATTTGCTTTCTCAAATGCCCTTTGCCTCTCAG TGAAACTTGCTATCTGGGAAGCATCACTGGATAAATTTGTTGAATCTATTCAGTCGATTCCAGAG GCTTTAAAAGCTGGGAAGAAAGTGAAACTATCTCATGAAGAAGTTATGCAGAAAATGGGTGAACTCTTTGCCCTAAG acaCCGTATAAACTTGAGTTCAGACTTCTTGATCGCTCCTGATTTCTACTGGGACAGAGAAAATCTGGAAGAACTTTATGATAAAACTTGTCGGTTCCTCAGCATTGCTCGTAGAGTTAAG GTTGGAAGGAAATATTCTCAACATATAACCTGA